Part of the Brassica oleracea var. oleracea cultivar TO1000 chromosome C8, BOL, whole genome shotgun sequence genome is shown below.
CTTGAATCATCCTTTGGTTTATGCTTAATTGAGTAATTTGTTGTTGGTTTGTAGAACAAGTGTTGTGGTTTCAGTTGAATGCCAAAAAAAAAAAAATTCCGATTCATTATAACAAGTGTTCCTATTTGTGTTTGGTTTGTCATTATTATTTCTGATGGTATTTGATGGTGATTATTAACTTGAGTGTTGGGTTAGTTAGACGGATGGTATTTGATGGAAGTGTAGTCTGTTTGAAACCAAGCCAAAAATGTGTGATAAGTATACTTGAATGGTTTTAGTTGTGTAATGTGTAATAGCTTCTGATAAGACCTTGGTAGCTATTGGTTAGTCATTATTATTTCGAAGTTATTACTCTTACAAGTTTCGGCTATTAAACCCCAACCATCTTTCATATAATTTCCATCATCTTCTTTCTCTCTTCTTTGCTAAGTAAAGTCTTTCCTCAGCTTTCTCTTCTATAAATCACTTCTCTGCTCTTGCTAATATGGATCCAAGGTATCCATATAGTCAGTCTTCTAGTTATGTAGGTCTTCTAAACATTCAACAAGAAACTGGTCTCCATGGACACTTTCCTTACGAGAGTTTTCATTCTAGTGTTAACTTTGAACCAACAGAGATCCCTCCTTTCACCAGCTAACCCTGAAGACACACCAGTGGACAAGAAGGAGAGGAGGAAATGGACAAAATCAGATGATGAGGTTGTAATCAGTGGGTGGCTTAACACATCTAAGGATTCAATTGTTGGAAATGATCAAAGGTCCCTCATCTTCTGGCAACGAGTAGGCCATTATTATATAACAAGTCATCATGCTATAGAGGGTGGTGACAAGAGAGGGCATCTCCATGTTAAGCAAAGGTGGCACAAGATCAATGATCTGACTAACAAATTCTGTGGGGCATTTGCGGCTGCCGAGAGACAAATTAGCAGTGGTCAGAATGAGAATGATGTTCTCAAGCTCGCTCATGACATCTTATACGCTGATCACAAGACTAAATTTATCCTTGAGCATGCGTGGTGTGTGTTGAGGTTTGAACAGAAATGGATTAACCTCAACACACCTAAAGCGACTGGTAGTTCAAAGAGAAAAACGGGTGAGACATGTTCCCAAGCTTCAAGCACCAATGTTGGTGAGCAAGAGATCCGGCCTGAAGGTGTCAAGGCTGCAAAGGCTAAAAGGAATAATGGTAAAGGGAAGTCTCTTGATGAGTATACGACCATTTGGGAAATGAAGAAGGAGGATTTGGCAATGAAGGAGAAACTGTCTAAGCTTGCCATACTAGACACGCTTCTTGCCAAAAAAGTACCACTCAGTGATGCTGAAGAAGTCGTGAAGAATAAGCCCTTGGCCGAGTATTTCTGAGAATAAGCTTAACTATGTCTGTAAAATTCTGTTTTAAGTCCCTTGTAGTATCTTCTGTATTATGTTTGCACATGTTTCCTTGAATGTCTTTCTTTATAAATTAATCAGTTTATGTTATTGCTGCTAGCTCTTTTATAAATGAATCAGTTCATGTTTTAGCTGCCTTCTGTCTTTATGAATCAGTTCATGTTAATGTTGCTTTCTATCTTTATGAATCAGTTTATGTTTTAGCTTATGTTAATGTTGCTTTCTACCTTTATGAATCAGTTAATGTTTTAGCTTATGTTAATGTTGCTTCTCGGCTTCATGTTAATGGTGCTTTCTCGTTTTTTTTTTTTCAGGTTAAGTGAATCATGGAACTTGATTACAGTTACACCCAGCCTTCTGAATCAGAGGAAAATGGTGGGAACACATTCGACAGTGGCTACAGCAAAACCAAAGCTCTCATTCGTCAGGACCAAGCTGAGGTAAGCTACAATAATCGTGTGCCGGTTCAGTACCCTCCGCAGCCAGAGGTTGAGTTTAGATTCCCGCAGACATGCTACTGTGGTGCTCAACCTCTGATAGCAACATCTAACACTAAGAATGACCCTGGTAGAAGATACTACACGTGTGCGAATGTTGATGATGGAGAGTGCCATGTCTGGAAATGGTGGGATGACGCGGTAATGGAGGAGATGAGAGCGAGGGATACACACATACTTCAATTGGCTGAAAAGGTAGATTATCTAACCCTTTTCAGTGACAATGACACAGACCTTAACCAGCTTAAGCATCTCTATAATGACACTGAGTAGAATCTGGTTAGGCTAGAAAAGTTAGTGTGTGAATTAGCTAAGAAGAATTCAAGGTTTAGCAATGGCTTTGAATACTTTGTTGGCCTAATGGTGATTGTGTTAGTTTTAATTGGTATGTTCCTTATGTTTAAGTAACTGATCATGGCTGTTCTTCAATGGGTGTTGACGTATGAACTCTTTGTAATGAAATCTGTGTTGTATTGATATTAATGGTTCTGACTATCATGAGGCTAAAGAGACAAAAGAGATCATACTTGTTACTTTTTATACTATCACGAGACTAAAGAGAACATCTTATCAGGAGACTTAAAAACAAACCTACAATCACAAGATGTACTATATATCACATGTTTTCTTCGTTTCTTCAAATTGAAAACAACCAACTATCAGGAGAACAAAACTTGAGACAGTATTTGGTATTCACGAGATGTCAACATAATAGCTTAACATATACTTCTTCTTCTATAAATATTAGACATCTTCTCTCATTACACATGCAGAGCAACCCTCTTCTAGTCATTTGCAAAACTTTTTTTAAAAAAAAATTTCAATGGCATCTTCTTCCCATTATCATTACCACAAAGATGACGAAGATGATTTAGATACCGTATTTGATGATTCTTTTGAAAGCGAGGATCTTATTCCAGAACCAAAAGAGCGAAAAAACGTATTTTTATTGAGAGAAACCGAGAAGAAGGCCACAAGATCCTGTGGAATGATTATTTTAGCGACACTCCAACATATCCGCACAATTTATTCCACCAACGGTTTCAAATGAACAAAGCATTATTCTTGCGTATTGTGCATCGTCTCTCTACAGAAGTAGAGTATTTTCGACCAACCCAAGATGCAGTGGGACTGTCAGGTTTTTCTCCACTCCAAAAATGTACCGCATCAATCCGTCAATTGGCATATGGTGGTGGGGCTGATACAGTTGACGAATATGTCCGACTTGGTGAAACAACAGCTCGGAAATGTTTACACCATTTTACTGCTGGAATAATCCACTTGTTTGGCGACGAATACTTAAGACGTCCCACACCCGATGATCTGCAAAGACTACTCCATATT
Proteins encoded:
- the LOC106308583 gene encoding glutathione S-transferase T3-like; translation: MDTFLTRVFILVLTLNQQRSLLSPANPEDTPVDKKERRKWTKSDDEVVISGWLNTSKDSIVGNDQRSLIFWQRVGHYYITSHHAIEGGDKRGHLHVKQRWHKINDLTNKFCGAFAAAERQISSGQNENDVLKLAHDILYADHKTKFILEHAWCVLRFEQKWINLNTPKATGSSKRKTGETCSQASSTNVGEQEIRPEGVKAAKAKRNNGKGKSLDEYTTIWEMKKEDLAMKEKLSKLAILDTLLAKKVPLSDAEEVVKNKPLAEYF